The Fibrobacter sp. UWEL genome includes a region encoding these proteins:
- a CDS encoding NuoM family protein, translated as METLLFNLIWLIPILTVLVCIPISKEKTTLLKTIHTASGSLVLALVGYLTYYLYSVSGTPANEAAAPLLLRFFTDIPWLNAFNVHYIVGADGLNMFLLLLTAVIVWAGILVSYNIKGNQKVFFALIQLLATSVYGVFMSMDLVLFFVFYEMEALCMYLMIAGYGSGRKDYGGKKLTLTLAFGSSMILATLFGIYFEGGVNSWSIVELSKITLPVDFQMWAFPLLFMGFAVSSSLFPFHFWSPDGHASAPTAVSMLAAGVMMKMGAYGCLRVALFLMPEAAKVWLPYVVLLLIFNVVLGPFIALRHKDLKYITAYSSISHLGLIFLGLAALTPIGLRGASLQMISHGFLTGLFFATIGMIYERTHTRDITQMGGIMRKIPFLGVGFVIAGFAGLGLPGFSGFVAESNIFIGAFQQEDTVTRIVTILAILSITTTAVYILQTANRMLHGNMPAKYETLTDGCFREKLVVVVLVLCLLLIGIFPGWICDLLDQSIAPIFAKISQAATPVVGG; from the coding sequence ATGGAAACTTTACTTTTTAACCTGATTTGGCTTATCCCCATCCTGACGGTTCTTGTCTGTATTCCTATTTCCAAGGAAAAGACAACCCTTCTCAAGACCATCCATACCGCTTCCGGTTCATTGGTCCTTGCATTGGTAGGCTACCTGACCTACTATCTGTATTCCGTCAGTGGCACTCCCGCAAATGAAGCTGCAGCGCCCCTGCTGTTACGTTTCTTTACGGACATTCCCTGGCTCAACGCCTTCAACGTCCACTACATTGTGGGTGCCGATGGTCTGAACATGTTCCTGCTCCTGCTTACCGCAGTAATCGTGTGGGCAGGCATCCTGGTGAGCTACAACATCAAGGGCAACCAGAAGGTATTCTTCGCCTTGATCCAGCTCCTGGCAACTAGCGTCTACGGCGTATTTATGAGCATGGACCTGGTGCTGTTCTTCGTATTCTACGAAATGGAAGCTCTGTGCATGTACCTGATGATCGCCGGTTACGGTTCTGGTCGTAAGGACTACGGCGGTAAGAAACTGACTCTTACTCTGGCATTCGGATCCTCCATGATTCTCGCCACTCTCTTCGGCATTTACTTCGAAGGTGGAGTCAACAGCTGGAGCATTGTGGAACTTTCCAAGATTACTCTTCCCGTGGATTTCCAGATGTGGGCATTCCCCCTGCTGTTCATGGGCTTCGCAGTCAGCTCATCCCTGTTCCCGTTCCACTTCTGGAGCCCGGACGGTCATGCCTCTGCACCTACCGCAGTTTCCATGCTGGCAGCAGGCGTCATGATGAAGATGGGTGCATACGGCTGCCTTCGCGTGGCCTTGTTCCTCATGCCGGAAGCCGCAAAGGTTTGGCTCCCCTATGTGGTTCTGCTCCTGATTTTCAACGTAGTTCTCGGTCCCTTCATTGCTCTGCGTCATAAGGACCTGAAGTACATTACCGCTTACAGCTCTATCAGCCACTTGGGCCTCATCTTCCTGGGTCTTGCTGCACTTACCCCCATCGGTCTTCGCGGCGCATCCCTCCAGATGATTTCCCACGGTTTCCTGACAGGTCTGTTCTTCGCAACCATCGGTATGATTTACGAACGTACCCACACCCGTGACATCACCCAGATGGGCGGTATCATGAGAAAGATTCCTTTCCTGGGCGTTGGTTTCGTCATTGCAGGTTTTGCAGGTCTTGGCCTGCCTGGCTTCAGCGGTTTCGTTGCCGAAAGCAATATCTTTATCGGGGCCTTCCAGCAGGAAGATACCGTAACCCGCATCGTGACTATTCTTGCAATTCTCTCCATCACCACTACCGCAGTTTACATCCTGCAGACTGCCAACCGCATGCTTCACGGCAATATGCCTGCCAAGTATGAAACACTTACCGACGGTTGCTTCCGCGAAAAGTTGGTGGTTGTGGTTCTGGTTCTCTGCCTGCTCCTCATCGGTATTTTCCCGGGCTGGATCTGCGATCTGCTGGACCAGAGCATTGCACCTATCTTTGCAAAAATTTCCCAAGCGGCTACACCCGTGGTAGGAGGTTAA